The stretch of DNA TCGCCGTGGCGCATAAATATCCGGCGGAAGAGGCCGTGACGCGCGTGTTGGACATCACGGTGCAAGTTGGCCGCACGGGCGCGCTGACTCCAGTGGCCCGCCTTGAACCGGTATTCGTGGGCGGAGTGACGCTGACCAATGCCACGCTACACAACGAAGATGAGGTGCGGCGCAAGGACGTGCGGATTGGAGACCGAGTCGTCGTGAGGAGGGCCGGCGATGTGATCCCCGAAGTGGCGCGAGTGTTGTTGGAACAACGGCCCGGCGATGCCCGCGAATTTGTCATGCCCGCGCGCTGCCCCGTGTGCGGGGGAAGCGTGGAGCGCGCCGAAGGCGAGGCGGTTTCGCGCTGCACCGCGGGACTGACTTGTCCCGCGCAGCGCAAGCAAGCCATCTTGCACTTTGCCTCGCGCCGGGCCATGGATGTCGAAGGCTTGGGGGAAAAATTGGTGGATCAGTTGGTGGACAAAAATTGGATCCGCACGCCGGCTGATCTTTACCAACTAAGCGCGGAGCAGCTTGCCGGCCTAGACCGCATGGGGGCAAAGTCCGCCAACAATGTGATGGCCGCCTTGGAAAAGAGCACGCATACGACCTTGGCGCGCTTCGCCCATGCCTTGGGCATTCGCAACGTGGGCGAGAGCACGGCGCGGGATTTGGCTACCCATTTCGGCGATATCAATGCGCTCATGAACGCAAACGAAGAAGACATGCTACGCGTGCCCGATGTCGGGCCGGTTGTAGCGCGCAGCATCCTGGAGTTCTTCGCCGTCCCCTCCAACAGGGAAGTCGTAAGCACCCTTGCAGGCTACATTAGGTTTGAACCAGAAGCCCAGCGGCACGCTGGGCTTGCGGGCAAGTCCTTTGTGCTTACCGGGACCTTGCCCAATCTGTCACGGGAGGAGGCTAGTATGCGTATCCAGGCGCTGGGAGGAAAGGTGGCTTCCAGCGTATCGAAGAAGACGGACTACGTCGTTGCTGGAATGGATCCTGGAAGCAAGTACGCCAAGGCCAAGGAGTTGGGCCTGGCTATATTGGACGAGGATCGATTCCTGCATCTGCTCGATAATCTTTCAACCCAATGAGCCATTCATGACAACGGTAACCAAGGCAGTCTTTCCAGTGGCGGGATTGGGTACGCGCTTTCTCCCGGTGACCAAGTCGAGTCCCAAGGAGATGCTTCCCATCGTGGACAAGCCTCTCATTCAACATGCCGTCGAGGAGGCCGTCGCGGCGGGCATTACCCATATGATTTTTATCACGGGCCGGAACAAGCGCGCCATCGAGGATCACTTTGACAAGGCCTACGAACTGGAAACGGAGTTAGAGATGCGCGGGCGCGACAAGCTGCTCGCCCAAGTACGTAATATCGTTCCGCGCCACGTCAATTGCACCTACGTGCGGCAGACCGAAGCCTTGGGCCTGGGCCATGCCGTGCTGTGTGCCAAGCACGTGGTGGGCGACGAGCCCTTCGCGGTGATCTTGGCCGATGACTTGATCGACTCCACCATACCAGTAATCCGGCAAATGGTGGAGGTGTACGAGCGCAAGCGCTGCTCGGTGATTGCCGTGCAGAGCGTCTCCCGCGAGGAGACTTCCAGTTACGGCATCATCGCCGGGGATCCCGAGGGAGACCGGCTCATCCGCATGTCCAAGATCGTGGAAAAACCGAAGCCCGCCGACGCGCCTTCCACCTTGGGCGTGGTGGGGCGTTACGTGCTGTCGCCCTCAGTGTTTCGCCACCTCGAGCAAGTGAAGCCTGGGGCTGGCGGAGAAATTCAGTTGACCGATGGGATTGCCGCGGCCCTTGCCAGCGAGGGCGCCCTGGGTTACCAGTTCGAAGGGACACGCTACGACTGCGGCACGAAGCTGGGCTACCTTCAAGCCAATATCATGTACGGGTTGCGTCACACCGAAGTGGCGGATGAATTGGCGGCATTCCTCAAAAGATTGCCGAGGTAACGGCATCGTGTTAGCTCACGCCGAGGCCTGGAAGGTGTTGCAAGGCGCGGACTTGATCTGCGACGAAGCCGCCGCGCGCGCCGCCGTGGAACGTGTTGCCCAAGAGATTACCGCTGCGCTGGGAGAGCGCTCTCCTCTCGTGATATCGGTCATGGGCGGTGGGGTGGTGTTTACGGGGCAATTGCTCCCTTTGCTACGTTTCCCCTTGGAATTCGATTACCTGCACGCGACGCGATACCGCGATGGCACGAGCGGCGGTCAGATCGAGTGGAAGGTGCTTCCCCGCGCTGAGGCCAAGGGGCGCGTGGTTTTGGTACTCGATGACATCCTGGACCAGGGTCACACGTTGTTGGCCATTCGCGAGCGCATGCTAGGGCAGGGTGCCAGCGCTTTCTACAGTGCCGTCTTCGCCGATAAAATTCTCGCCGAGACCAAGCCTATCCACGCCGATTTCGTGGGGGTGCGCGTTCCAGACCGCTATGTGTTTGG from Betaproteobacteria bacterium encodes:
- the ligA gene encoding NAD-dependent DNA ligase LigA, which encodes MVATGEVRARAKELRALIERHNYLYYVQDQPVIRDHEYDQLFRELAAIESEFPELRTADSPTQRVGAAPLDTFEAVRHEIPMLSLNNAFEEADVEGFDRRVRDALGLADVEYAVEPKFDGLAISLRYKEGVFVQGATRGDGTVGENVTANLRTVRTIPLRLAAREVPDLVEVRGEVLMFKEDFLRMNRQQQEHGEKEFINPRNAAAGALRQLDPSVTAKRPLRFIAYAIGVAKANDLPRDLHSRQMDYLARFAIPVAPGRAVVRGLRGLMDYYREIGAKRAALPYDIDGVVYKVNDLACQKQLGFVSRAPRFAVAHKYPAEEAVTRVLDITVQVGRTGALTPVARLEPVFVGGVTLTNATLHNEDEVRRKDVRIGDRVVVRRAGDVIPEVARVLLEQRPGDAREFVMPARCPVCGGSVERAEGEAVSRCTAGLTCPAQRKQAILHFASRRAMDVEGLGEKLVDQLVDKNWIRTPADLYQLSAEQLAGLDRMGAKSANNVMAALEKSTHTTLARFAHALGIRNVGESTARDLATHFGDINALMNANEEDMLRVPDVGPVVARSILEFFAVPSNREVVSTLAGYIRFEPEAQRHAGLAGKSFVLTGTLPNLSREEASMRIQALGGKVASSVSKKTDYVVAGMDPGSKYAKAKELGLAILDEDRFLHLLDNLSTQ
- the galU gene encoding UTP--glucose-1-phosphate uridylyltransferase GalU, which codes for MTTVTKAVFPVAGLGTRFLPVTKSSPKEMLPIVDKPLIQHAVEEAVAAGITHMIFITGRNKRAIEDHFDKAYELETELEMRGRDKLLAQVRNIVPRHVNCTYVRQTEALGLGHAVLCAKHVVGDEPFAVILADDLIDSTIPVIRQMVEVYERKRCSVIAVQSVSREETSSYGIIAGDPEGDRLIRMSKIVEKPKPADAPSTLGVVGRYVLSPSVFRHLEQVKPGAGGEIQLTDGIAAALASEGALGYQFEGTRYDCGTKLGYLQANIMYGLRHTEVADELAAFLKRLPR
- a CDS encoding hypoxanthine-guanine phosphoribosyltransferase; translation: MNWRHSSKDCRGNGIVLAHAEAWKVLQGADLICDEAAARAAVERVAQEITAALGERSPLVISVMGGGVVFTGQLLPLLRFPLEFDYLHATRYRDGTSGGQIEWKVLPRAEAKGRVVLVLDDILDQGHTLLAIRERMLGQGASAFYSAVFADKILAETKPIHADFVGVRVPDRYVFGFGMDVHGAWRNLPAVYALNKE